The following are from one region of the Denitrobacterium detoxificans genome:
- a CDS encoding radical SAM protein, which yields MRYTGPVIRPPYEAESVMLEVTVGCTHDSCTFCTYYKGHPFRPAPLGQVRADLAEIARFRPGTDHIWAAGGDPFSMSTRRLLELAALVHEYLPGATISTYARVDSMRNKTVDDLRTLHDADYTDIMIGIESGDDEVLAHVNKGYTAADVVEQCGKLDEAGLPYNCIYLGGIAGAGRAEETAARSAEVLNQIRPRFMYLTTVTIFPDSELGAEVARGDFAPMSELERFREFRALVAALENPIVIDTRLVTNSIGFVANLPADREECLAALDEAIAGFSEDDERRLSHRRAMMRTI from the coding sequence ATGCGTTACACGGGACCGGTGATCAGGCCGCCCTACGAGGCGGAAAGCGTCATGCTGGAGGTGACGGTGGGCTGCACGCACGACTCGTGCACGTTCTGCACCTACTACAAGGGCCACCCCTTCCGCCCCGCCCCGCTCGGGCAGGTGCGCGCCGACCTCGCCGAGATCGCGCGCTTCCGCCCCGGCACCGACCACATATGGGCGGCGGGCGGAGACCCGTTCTCCATGAGCACGCGCAGGCTCCTCGAGCTTGCCGCGCTCGTGCACGAGTACCTGCCGGGCGCCACCATCTCCACCTACGCGCGCGTCGACAGCATGCGCAACAAGACGGTGGACGACCTGCGGACGCTGCACGACGCGGACTACACCGACATCATGATCGGCATCGAGTCGGGCGACGATGAGGTGCTTGCGCACGTGAACAAGGGGTACACCGCCGCCGACGTCGTGGAGCAGTGCGGGAAGCTCGATGAGGCCGGCTTGCCCTACAACTGCATCTACCTGGGCGGGATCGCCGGCGCGGGGCGCGCCGAGGAGACCGCCGCGCGCTCGGCGGAGGTGCTCAACCAGATCCGCCCGCGGTTCATGTACCTCACGACCGTCACCATCTTCCCCGACTCCGAGCTCGGCGCCGAGGTGGCCCGGGGCGACTTCGCTCCCATGAGCGAGCTCGAGCGGTTCCGCGAGTTCCGCGCGCTCGTGGCCGCGCTGGAAAACCCCATCGTCATCGACACGCGCCTGGTCACCAACTCCATCGGCTTCGTCGCAAATCTGCCGGCTGACCGCGAGGAGTGCCTGGCCGCGCTCGACGAGGCCATCGCCGGCTTCTCGGAGGACGACGAGCGTAGGCTCTCGCACAGGAGGGCGATGATGCGCACGATCTGA
- a CDS encoding ATP-binding protein, with product MRRTLMDELVAWKKSTRRKPLILNGARQVGKTWLLKEFGRLHFENVAYVSLDNDPLARSYFDSGFGIARIIASLSLELDMDIQPGKTLIILDEVQACPKAITSLKYFCENAPEYAVAAAGSLLGISATEGTGYPVGKVNTLDLYPLTFTEFLDATGNERFGKLISSGDAEMMNAFSGKFAELLKQYYVVGGMPEAVNAYIAEQDVRAARATQQEILNGYVSDFAKHIPPRLLARTMLAWQSIPGHLSQENKKFIFGQVRKGARATDFEESLAWLQQAGLIYKVRRVSKPHVPLSSYCEMNAFKVFMVDVGLLGAMSGLEPRDVIDGNKVFTEFKGALTEQYVCQQLISECGLSPHYWSAENSTGEIDFLVQDDGDVFAIEVKAEENLRAKSLRAFKDAHPEVSTVRFSLSGYREQDWMRNVPLFAVSCRALWK from the coding sequence ATGAGAAGAACCCTCATGGATGAACTCGTCGCTTGGAAGAAGAGCACACGGCGCAAGCCGCTCATCCTGAACGGTGCCAGGCAGGTTGGAAAGACCTGGCTGCTCAAGGAGTTCGGAAGGCTGCATTTCGAGAATGTCGCCTACGTGAGCCTCGACAACGACCCGCTCGCTCGCAGCTACTTCGACTCCGGATTCGGCATCGCGAGGATCATCGCCTCGCTTTCGCTCGAGCTCGACATGGACATCCAACCGGGGAAGACGCTCATCATCCTCGACGAGGTGCAGGCCTGCCCGAAGGCCATCACGTCCCTCAAGTACTTCTGCGAGAACGCGCCCGAGTACGCCGTGGCCGCAGCTGGGTCGCTCCTGGGGATATCGGCAACCGAGGGAACCGGCTACCCTGTCGGCAAGGTCAACACGCTCGACCTTTACCCGCTAACCTTCACCGAGTTCCTCGATGCGACGGGAAACGAGAGGTTCGGAAAGCTCATAAGCTCGGGGGATGCTGAGATGATGAACGCCTTCTCGGGCAAGTTCGCCGAGCTCCTCAAGCAATACTACGTTGTGGGAGGCATGCCCGAGGCGGTGAACGCCTACATCGCCGAGCAGGACGTGCGCGCCGCACGGGCAACCCAACAGGAAATCCTGAACGGATACGTGAGCGATTTCGCGAAGCACATACCGCCCCGCCTGCTCGCTCGCACCATGCTCGCCTGGCAGTCGATCCCAGGACACCTGTCGCAGGAGAACAAGAAGTTCATCTTCGGGCAAGTGCGCAAGGGCGCCCGCGCGACCGACTTCGAGGAGAGTCTCGCGTGGCTCCAGCAGGCCGGCCTGATTTACAAGGTCCGCCGCGTGAGCAAACCGCACGTGCCTCTGTCGAGCTATTGCGAGATGAACGCCTTCAAGGTTTTCATGGTGGACGTGGGGCTCCTCGGCGCCATGAGCGGCCTGGAGCCGAGGGATGTCATCGACGGCAACAAGGTCTTCACGGAGTTCAAAGGCGCACTCACCGAGCAGTACGTCTGCCAGCAGCTCATCTCGGAATGCGGCCTCTCGCCCCACTACTGGTCAGCCGAGAACTCGACGGGTGAGATCGACTTCCTAGTCCAGGACGACGGCGACGTGTTCGCCATCGAGGTGAAGGCCGAAGAAAACCTTCGGGCCAAGAGCCTGCGTGCATTCAAGGACGCCCATCCCGAGGTGAGTACCGTGCGGTTCAGCCTGTCCGGCTACCGCGAGCAGGACTGGATGCGCAACGTGCCCCTCTTTGCGGTCTCGTGCAGAGCGCTTTGGAAATGA
- a CDS encoding nucleotidyl transferase AbiEii/AbiGii toxin family protein, which translates to MAAIKTPNSRRNLDEAIKRAHGEDYLRARTAMANAIVGQLLPEGVVKGGSALKLRFGNAATRFTTDLDAARVHDIEVFIENLENRLSEGWCGFTGHVVPRSPAHPRDVPEQYVMQPFDVKLSYNGKSWLTVPLEVGHDEIGDADEVEYGLAEDVAALFEAVGLPAPGPSPLMPLHHQIAQKLHAVSTPGGDRAHDLIDLQVICSMGSVDLARTRETCVRLFAYRRQQAWPPAIEGDDRWAGLYDAQAAGLDVLDTVGEAVEWANELVSAIDDAR; encoded by the coding sequence ATGGCGGCGATTAAGACACCGAACAGCAGGCGGAACCTCGACGAGGCCATTAAGCGGGCGCACGGCGAGGACTACCTGCGTGCGCGCACGGCCATGGCGAACGCCATCGTGGGGCAACTGCTCCCCGAGGGCGTCGTCAAGGGCGGCAGCGCGCTCAAGCTTCGGTTCGGCAACGCTGCGACGCGGTTCACCACAGACCTCGACGCCGCGCGCGTCCACGACATCGAGGTCTTCATCGAGAACTTGGAGAATCGCCTTTCAGAAGGATGGTGCGGCTTCACAGGGCACGTGGTCCCGCGCAGCCCCGCGCATCCGAGGGACGTGCCCGAGCAGTACGTCATGCAGCCCTTCGACGTGAAGCTCTCCTACAACGGGAAGTCTTGGCTGACCGTCCCGCTGGAGGTCGGACACGACGAAATCGGGGATGCCGACGAGGTGGAATACGGGCTCGCCGAGGACGTCGCCGCGCTGTTCGAGGCCGTGGGCCTGCCCGCACCGGGGCCCTCGCCGCTCATGCCCCTGCACCACCAGATAGCCCAGAAGCTCCATGCCGTGAGCACGCCCGGCGGCGACCGCGCGCACGACCTCATAGACCTGCAGGTCATCTGCAGCATGGGCAGCGTCGACCTCGCGAGGACGCGCGAGACCTGCGTCAGGCTGTTCGCTTACCGGAGGCAGCAGGCATGGCCGCCCGCGATCGAGGGGGATGACCGATGGGCCGGGCTGTATGATGCGCAGGCAGCGGGGCTAGACGTCTTAGATACCGTAGGCGAAGCTGTCGAATGGGCAAACGAACTCGTATCTGCCATAGACGATGCACGTTAG
- a CDS encoding type IV toxin-antitoxin system AbiEi family antitoxin domain-containing protein — protein MTIYDDIYEIAADNYGLVTSAEAKGAGASDKELSRIAKDGRLTRIGYGVYRIKHWVPTELDPYAEAVALVGQGAYLYAESVIAMHALAPTNPALIHVATPNRVRRSLPASIEVVRRPDCGDTTEYEGIPSQTVPAAIRSCRGTMMTSRLVDAARRARELGLIRAEEEMALLEDLNGGD, from the coding sequence ATGACGATTTACGATGACATATACGAGATTGCCGCCGACAACTACGGCCTGGTCACCTCCGCCGAGGCGAAGGGGGCCGGCGCGTCCGACAAGGAGCTCTCCCGCATCGCGAAGGACGGCCGGCTCACGCGCATCGGCTACGGCGTCTACCGGATCAAGCACTGGGTCCCCACCGAGCTCGACCCGTACGCCGAGGCCGTCGCTCTCGTCGGACAGGGGGCGTACCTGTACGCCGAGTCCGTCATCGCCATGCACGCGCTTGCGCCCACGAACCCCGCATTGATCCACGTCGCGACACCGAACCGCGTCCGCAGGAGCTTGCCCGCCTCCATCGAGGTGGTGCGGCGCCCGGACTGCGGCGACACAACCGAGTACGAGGGCATCCCTTCCCAGACGGTTCCCGCGGCCATACGGTCCTGCAGGGGCACGATGATGACGAGCAGGCTCGTTGACGCCGCCCGCCGCGCAAGGGAGCTCGGCCTCATACGGGCTGAGGAGGAGATGGCCCTGTTGGAGGATTTGAATGGCGGCGATTAA
- a CDS encoding site-specific integrase: MTNPCDKANPPKMDTKAKRALSPAQAHKFIEALDPEPDRECAYLLAIAMGLRRGEICGLSWGDIDFDRRVADIRHSYDYMGNLKATKTKAGTRVLPLSDKTIQVLKAHKEAQFKRYARTNQWRKPEEGYIEQTDDSPVISDNSGTRVLPTSLSRWWTEDRAKYGLEGWCLHEFRHTYLTLLAINGVHPKVMQELAGHYSSQISMDIYTHVNMDSKREAVAAVASVF, from the coding sequence GTGACCAACCCCTGCGATAAGGCGAATCCGCCCAAGATGGACACCAAGGCCAAGCGCGCCCTCAGTCCCGCCCAGGCGCACAAGTTCATCGAAGCGCTCGACCCCGAGCCCGACCGTGAGTGCGCATACCTGCTCGCCATCGCCATGGGCCTGCGCCGTGGCGAGATCTGCGGGCTCTCCTGGGGCGACATCGACTTCGATCGCAGGGTTGCCGACATACGCCACTCATACGACTACATGGGCAACCTCAAGGCCACCAAGACCAAGGCCGGCACCCGCGTGCTGCCGCTCTCGGATAAGACCATCCAAGTTCTTAAGGCCCACAAGGAGGCTCAGTTCAAGCGCTACGCCCGCACGAACCAGTGGCGCAAGCCGGAGGAGGGCTACATCGAGCAAACCGACGACAGCCCCGTGATATCCGACAACAGCGGCACCCGCGTGTTGCCCACGAGTCTCAGCCGTTGGTGGACAGAGGACCGCGCCAAGTATGGTCTCGAAGGCTGGTGCCTTCACGAGTTCCGCCATACGTACCTGACCCTGCTCGCCATCAATGGCGTGCATCCCAAGGTGATGCAGGAGCTCGCCGGGCACTACAGCTCGCAGATCTCCATGGACATCTACACCCATGTAAACATGGACTCGAAGCGCGAGGCGGTAGCCGCCGTTGCGTCCGTTTTCTAG
- a CDS encoding MFS transporter — protein sequence MAATGASQSGSLRSSWQFKLACVWGGELVSVLTSSILQMGFIWHIALSTNSAAMLSLASLAGFLPLALFGTFAGTVVDRHPLKRVLIGADLFIAAVSAVVALVSAVTPLPVWVVICALFFRAVGSAFYTPASLALTPHVAPPEHLVRLSGVTQGVQSGGYILGTAVAAAIYPLWGLTPMIALDVLGALVASAAVLVARIDVGDLREEGALGASEGFIGGLRALFRESLDGLRVLRGFSGLYALLWCGFAFSLVFSPIAALFPLMTLGHFGGTTTDAAMVEIAFSVGMVAGSALLAATGGFKNRSISIVAATALFGLATLVSGLLAPGGFAVFIVMSFLMGLSSPFYSGPQTALMQEKVPPEYLGRVFGLYGAIMSWAMPVGLVASTLLADSVGVPLWFAGSGLLMVVLAAVTWLIPSVREVGRPLVQDDPGR from the coding sequence GTGGCAGCTACAGGCGCCTCGCAATCCGGTTCGCTTCGATCCTCGTGGCAGTTCAAGCTCGCCTGCGTGTGGGGCGGGGAGCTCGTCTCGGTGCTCACCAGTTCGATCCTGCAGATGGGGTTTATTTGGCACATCGCCCTTTCCACCAATTCAGCGGCCATGCTTTCGCTCGCATCGCTCGCGGGATTTCTGCCGCTCGCCCTGTTCGGGACCTTTGCCGGCACCGTCGTCGACAGGCATCCGCTCAAACGCGTCCTCATAGGGGCCGACCTGTTCATCGCGGCGGTGAGCGCGGTCGTCGCGCTCGTTTCGGCCGTGACGCCCCTGCCTGTCTGGGTGGTCATTTGCGCCCTATTTTTCCGTGCGGTCGGGTCGGCGTTCTATACTCCAGCCTCTCTTGCCCTCACGCCGCATGTTGCCCCTCCCGAGCACCTCGTTCGCCTCTCAGGGGTGACACAGGGGGTCCAATCCGGCGGATACATCCTCGGCACCGCCGTGGCTGCCGCGATCTATCCGCTCTGGGGGCTGACCCCCATGATCGCCCTCGACGTCCTCGGGGCGCTCGTTGCCTCGGCGGCCGTCCTCGTCGCGCGCATAGACGTCGGCGACTTGCGGGAAGAAGGCGCGTTGGGTGCCTCGGAGGGGTTTATCGGGGGGCTGCGGGCGCTTTTCCGCGAATCGCTGGACGGCCTGCGCGTGCTCCGCGGCTTCAGCGGGCTCTACGCGCTGCTGTGGTGCGGATTTGCGTTCTCGCTGGTGTTCTCGCCCATAGCGGCTCTGTTTCCCCTAATGACGCTCGGCCATTTCGGCGGTACCACTACCGATGCGGCGATGGTAGAGATCGCTTTCTCCGTCGGCATGGTCGCGGGCTCGGCCCTTCTCGCGGCGACAGGCGGTTTCAAGAACCGATCGATCAGCATCGTGGCCGCCACAGCGCTCTTTGGGCTTGCGACGCTCGTATCGGGCCTGCTCGCCCCCGGCGGCTTCGCCGTGTTCATTGTGATGAGCTTCCTCATGGGTTTGAGCTCGCCGTTCTATAGCGGCCCGCAGACCGCGCTCATGCAGGAGAAGGTGCCGCCCGAGTACCTGGGGCGGGTGTTTGGCCTGTATGGGGCAATCATGTCGTGGGCGATGCCCGTCGGCCTCGTCGCTTCCACGCTCCTGGCGGATTCCGTGGGGGTGCCGCTCTGGTTCGCGGGATCCGGGCTGCTGATGGTGGTGCTCGCCGCAGTCACGTGGCTCATCCCGAGTGTCCGCGAGGTCGGGCGCCCGCTCGTGCAGGACGATCCTGGACGCTAG